A section of the Acidobacteriota bacterium genome encodes:
- a CDS encoding DUF456 domain-containing protein, giving the protein MDVIFLIAALLVMAAGLAGTILPFLPGIPLIYTGYVIYGLGTGWRDYGGKTMLVWGAVVLVSIALDYYAGILGAKKYGASAAGIWGSILGGVLGLVFLGFIGLLAGTFLGAASGELLSGKSSRSAWRAGWGTFVGFLAGTLFKIVLGVVMIGAFFWRIVF; this is encoded by the coding sequence GTGGACGTCATTTTTCTGATTGCGGCCCTTCTGGTGATGGCGGCCGGCCTGGCCGGAACCATTCTTCCTTTCCTTCCCGGAATCCCGCTGATCTACACGGGCTATGTCATCTATGGTTTGGGAACCGGGTGGCGGGATTACGGGGGAAAAACCATGCTCGTCTGGGGCGCCGTCGTTCTGGTCAGCATCGCCCTGGACTATTACGCGGGGATTCTCGGCGCGAAAAAGTACGGCGCCTCGGCGGCGGGCATCTGGGGGAGTATTCTGGGGGGAGTCCTGGGCCTGGTTTTTCTCGGCTTTATCGGCCTTCTGGCAGGAACGTTCCTCGGCGCCGCCTCGGGGGAATTGTTGTCAGGCAAGAGCTCCCGCAGCGCGTGGCGCGCCGGGTGGGGAACCTTTGTCGGATTTCTGGCCGGAACGCTATTTAAAATCGTTCTCGGCGTCGTGATGATCGGCGCTTTTTTCTGGCGGATAGTGTTTTAA